The Catenuloplanes niger genome includes a window with the following:
- a CDS encoding dynamin family protein yields the protein MTAPAAAKPGAEAVQALARQLAATSDGALAYLRSVEPDAAADLDELSRREQDKPAIVIVGETKRGKSSLVNALIGAPGLSPVDVAVSTSAYLEMTEAPTPQARAWQPGQEHPIEIGIDGLINWGTAGGVLPEGTRPPRRIQIGYPSPLLQHLTLIDTPGTGGLDPAHAEVALAAAEKATALLFVVDASSPLSQPELDFLIQASKRVNLVMFALTKTDAYPGWRTILADDKAHLKTHAPRFGNAPWFPVSARLAETAAQMPPEVAAELAKEARIDELAKALRQVAGRRGLLDRANLLRALRSEMVRRDLALGEQMTATDPDPADAARAKEQRQQLAARKRTDSRQWSLALNTHVQRARVESTGGLRTALSELQEDYLGKLDKFKRNELEALPQNVDAALHAVSLKLSADLERRFRQVGEEVLSHAFPPAELQHVLGRLNAQLGHALNTKPQRDAGTDNVMVALSAGGIAMMAGRGAMAGASALGATAIVGGGLLLPVVGVGIGLAAGAFILYKRRVAGDRQQAKVWLREVIGESRAALTDEVAHRFTDLQYALTLALDDAIERRLKELDDHIGKIDQALATDKATRAKKKAALTAERDALRARVKQVDEVLVKTRGLAPASASAAVKTAAKPPAAPASTAGGAP from the coding sequence ATGACCGCACCCGCCGCAGCGAAACCCGGCGCCGAGGCGGTGCAGGCGCTCGCCCGGCAGCTCGCCGCGACCTCCGACGGTGCGCTGGCCTACCTGCGGTCGGTCGAGCCGGACGCGGCCGCGGACCTCGACGAGCTGTCCCGCCGCGAGCAGGACAAGCCCGCGATCGTCATCGTCGGTGAGACCAAGCGCGGCAAGTCCTCGCTGGTCAACGCGCTGATCGGCGCGCCCGGCCTGTCCCCGGTCGACGTCGCGGTCTCCACCTCGGCGTACCTGGAGATGACCGAGGCGCCGACGCCGCAGGCCCGCGCGTGGCAGCCCGGCCAGGAACACCCGATCGAGATCGGCATCGACGGGCTGATCAACTGGGGTACGGCCGGGGGTGTGCTGCCCGAGGGCACCCGCCCGCCGCGCCGGATCCAGATCGGCTACCCGTCGCCGTTGCTGCAGCACCTCACGCTGATCGACACGCCCGGCACCGGCGGCCTCGACCCGGCACACGCGGAGGTCGCGCTCGCGGCCGCGGAGAAGGCGACCGCGCTGCTGTTCGTCGTCGACGCGTCCTCGCCGCTGTCCCAGCCCGAACTCGACTTCCTCATCCAGGCGTCGAAGCGCGTCAACCTCGTCATGTTCGCGCTGACCAAGACGGACGCGTACCCGGGCTGGCGGACCATCCTCGCCGACGACAAGGCACACCTGAAGACGCACGCGCCCCGGTTCGGCAACGCCCCCTGGTTCCCGGTGTCGGCCCGGCTGGCGGAGACGGCCGCGCAGATGCCGCCGGAGGTCGCGGCCGAGCTGGCCAAGGAGGCCCGCATCGACGAGCTGGCCAAGGCGCTGCGCCAGGTCGCCGGCCGCCGCGGCCTGCTCGACCGGGCGAACCTGCTGCGCGCGCTGCGCTCCGAGATGGTCCGCCGTGACCTGGCGCTCGGCGAGCAGATGACCGCGACCGACCCGGACCCGGCCGACGCGGCGCGCGCCAAGGAACAGCGGCAGCAGCTGGCGGCGCGTAAACGCACCGACTCCCGGCAGTGGTCGCTGGCGCTGAACACGCACGTGCAGCGGGCCCGGGTCGAGTCCACCGGCGGGCTGCGCACCGCGCTGTCCGAACTGCAGGAGGACTACCTCGGCAAGCTCGACAAGTTCAAGCGCAACGAGCTGGAGGCGCTGCCGCAGAACGTCGACGCGGCGCTGCACGCGGTGTCGCTGAAACTCTCCGCGGACCTGGAACGCCGGTTCCGGCAGGTCGGCGAGGAGGTGCTGTCGCACGCGTTCCCGCCCGCCGAACTGCAGCACGTCCTCGGCCGGCTCAACGCCCAGCTCGGCCACGCCCTGAACACCAAACCCCAGCGCGACGCCGGTACGGACAACGTGATGGTCGCGCTCTCCGCCGGTGGCATCGCGATGATGGCCGGCCGGGGCGCGATGGCCGGCGCGTCCGCGCTCGGCGCGACCGCGATCGTCGGCGGTGGCCTGCTGTTGCCGGTCGTCGGCGTCGGTATCGGCCTGGCCGCGGGCGCGTTCATCCTCTACAAGCGGCGCGTCGCCGGTGACCGGCAGCAGGCCAAGGTGTGGCTGCGCGAGGTGATCGGCGAGTCCCGGGCCGCGCTCACCGACGAGGTCGCGCACCGCTTCACCGACCTGCAGTACGCGTTGACGCTCGCGCTGGACGACGCGATCGAGCGCCGCCTGAAGGAACTCGACGACCACATCGGCAAGATCGACCAGGCGCTCGCCACGGACAAGGCGACCCGCGCGAAGAAGAAGGCCGCGCTGACCGCCGAACGGGACGCGCTCCGCGCCCGCGTCAAGCAGGTCGACGAGGTGCTCGTGAAGACCCGCGGCCTGGCGCCCGCGTCCGCCAGCGCCGCCGTGAAGACCGCCGCAAAGCCCCCCGCCGCCCCCGCTTCGACCGCTGGAGGAGCCCCGTGA
- a CDS encoding dynamin family protein → MVQGPLTNRVAALCDEVGPRLSPVSAQQVLAVRRRLDEALRVAVAGRLKAGKSTLVNALVGRRVAPTAVGECTRVVTQFRYGTADRLDVVRRDGSRVSRPLEESGMIPMQLGVPREDIAFVDVTLTSDRLRDLTVVDTPGLSSTNQSISAASANYLTPDQATPDAPLDDDLDDDSVAAVSGAEAVLYVFTQAVRADDIAALSTFQSVSARLSGNPINSIGLFNKVDKLVAGGADPWPVAGPLASDQAGVLRRVVSEVVPIAGLLAETTEAGRLTAADCEALRTLAGLSQTERMVLMASVDLFVNRDCPVSKAQRERLLSLLDLYGIGFALAQFANKPELGSGELVRLLLQASGFARLRNTLDQAFRWRTDAIKAAWALSSLERLAGHAAAQQDRELLRDAIERVLQQPEYHRLRLLEAAQSVTSGAVVLPEQMERELTRLALTTDAAWILEMPQAGVEQLAQAALAAANRWRVFAVAGASPAQARVAQVAHRGFFLLAQQVRGQNSAHPVSGAAPTAAPWQHQPPPPPGYGRAPGPYTPGYPGAPQPGPPHQFRPGHGGYR, encoded by the coding sequence GTGGTGCAAGGTCCCCTGACCAACCGGGTCGCCGCGCTGTGTGACGAGGTCGGCCCGCGTCTGTCGCCGGTCAGCGCGCAGCAGGTGCTCGCCGTCCGGCGCCGCCTCGACGAGGCGCTGCGGGTCGCGGTCGCCGGCCGGCTGAAGGCCGGAAAGTCGACACTCGTGAACGCGCTCGTCGGCCGCCGGGTCGCGCCGACCGCGGTCGGCGAGTGCACGCGCGTGGTCACCCAGTTCCGCTACGGCACCGCCGACCGGCTGGACGTGGTCCGCCGGGACGGTTCGCGCGTGTCGCGCCCGCTGGAGGAGTCGGGCATGATCCCGATGCAGCTCGGCGTGCCGCGCGAGGACATCGCGTTCGTGGACGTGACGCTGACCAGCGACCGGCTGCGTGACCTGACCGTGGTCGACACGCCCGGTCTGTCGTCGACGAACCAGTCGATCTCGGCTGCGTCGGCCAACTACCTGACACCCGATCAGGCGACACCGGACGCGCCGCTCGACGACGACCTGGACGACGACTCGGTCGCCGCGGTCTCCGGCGCCGAGGCGGTCCTCTACGTGTTCACCCAGGCGGTCCGCGCGGACGACATCGCGGCGCTGTCGACGTTCCAGTCCGTCTCCGCGCGGCTGTCCGGCAACCCGATCAACTCGATCGGCCTGTTCAACAAGGTCGACAAGCTGGTCGCGGGCGGCGCGGACCCGTGGCCGGTCGCCGGGCCGCTCGCCTCCGACCAGGCCGGGGTGCTGCGCCGGGTCGTCTCCGAGGTGGTGCCGATCGCCGGCCTGCTCGCGGAGACGACCGAGGCGGGCCGGCTGACCGCGGCCGACTGCGAGGCGCTGCGCACCCTCGCCGGGTTGTCGCAGACCGAGCGCATGGTGCTGATGGCCTCGGTCGACCTGTTCGTCAACCGGGACTGCCCGGTGTCGAAGGCGCAGCGCGAGCGGCTGCTGAGCCTGCTCGACCTGTACGGCATCGGCTTCGCGCTCGCGCAGTTCGCGAACAAGCCCGAGCTCGGCTCCGGCGAGCTGGTCCGGCTGCTGCTGCAGGCGTCCGGTTTCGCCCGGCTGCGCAACACCCTCGACCAGGCGTTCCGCTGGCGTACCGACGCGATCAAGGCGGCCTGGGCGCTGTCCAGCCTGGAGCGGCTGGCCGGGCACGCCGCCGCCCAGCAGGACCGGGAGCTGCTCCGCGACGCGATCGAGCGGGTGCTGCAGCAGCCGGAGTACCACCGGCTGCGGCTGCTGGAGGCGGCCCAGTCCGTCACCTCCGGCGCGGTCGTGCTGCCCGAGCAGATGGAACGGGAACTGACCCGGCTGGCGCTGACCACGGACGCGGCCTGGATCCTGGAGATGCCGCAGGCGGGCGTGGAGCAGCTGGCCCAGGCCGCGCTGGCCGCCGCGAACCGGTGGCGGGTCTTCGCGGTCGCCGGCGCCAGCCCCGCGCAGGCCCGCGTCGCCCAGGTCGCGCACCGCGGCTTCTTCCTGCTCGCCCAGCAGGTCCGCGGCCAGAACTCGGCCCACCCGGTCTCCGGTGCCGCGCCCACGGCCGCGCCGTGGCAACACCAGCCGCCACCGCCGCCGGGGTACGGGCGAGCGCCCGGCCCCTACACTCCCGGCTACCCCGGTGCGCCTCAGCCAGGCCCGCCCCACCAGTTCCGCCCAGGCCACGGAGGTTACCGATGA
- a CDS encoding LuxR C-terminal-related transcriptional regulator gives MHETESGTHVMLPPEGRDTATGTSEVLSGAQRALAEPGLVVLTGGPGAGRTRLLTQLGDAFSGPVFTGGGLATLRDVPAFALTRAVRVRLPGQDAPLLAEAVRARVRGGLLVLDDLQWADPLTLAALPLIAAHTRVVVALRTPHRLPGATLAALRDAAAAWLPLPPLTGAEAAALVGQVAPGLAPDAVAAVVRQAGGSPLACQALARHAQQTGTVDDTVDLRYAIAGALADLTRPARTAMAALGLLGRPAPARLLGSGAAELADNGLIVSLPSSIPAGDPVESITGTLSVVSATTAPTRADLGMVAAVSPYVAEVAAGMLDADARTGLHRRLARLVPPREAVRHLAAAGDTGEAYRLAVSASRTTSRAGERAELLLLACRLPGTLPEPGVRVAAARAALAAGQPAAAASVLAPLEHTVASDATVVEAMVLRAEALLQAGDLDGARHSAAAVPAGLAPELLAARDRVLLLTDLADDPALAVGTAASVIARHGETPAHTGLRAALAAVAAARRAYGWENALATATAAAGDAGDALTARWSAWVLVETLAADGRLPEAAHLAQVAAQACQADLAYSWQTRFVAAGLWASALRGHAVTAVPAQPQSRVEPAIPAFGAGLPSPGVPPRGVATVQATASVPAVVEPVLADLVVHRAGDLMDRSLPALARGYAAAAAGLVEADAGLLGAARARLDAAPRTPVAGWVAAEVAWLDGQPDRAASWDPDTDRIPLLSGLHRITARWAARDGAPIDVAGLESAAGGPTAIHQTLSAFAASPSAAPSAFAASAAAWSSVVLREQVRCLLAQGLHEDESDLAVRALLNAEDLAERAGLVVLRGRAQRALRQHSVRRDIRGPRAGDDLTAREQQVMRLVAAGDPTRRIAGQLGVSAETVETHIRSAMRKLGARTRTEAAVRVREALMS, from the coding sequence TTGCACGAAACAGAGTCAGGCACGCACGTGATGCTGCCACCGGAGGGCCGGGACACGGCCACGGGGACGTCCGAGGTGCTGTCCGGCGCACAGCGCGCGCTGGCCGAACCGGGCCTCGTGGTGCTCACCGGCGGCCCCGGCGCGGGACGGACCCGGCTGCTCACCCAGCTCGGCGACGCGTTCTCCGGGCCGGTGTTCACCGGTGGCGGTCTCGCCACGCTGCGCGACGTGCCCGCGTTCGCGCTGACCAGGGCCGTGCGGGTGCGGCTGCCCGGCCAGGACGCGCCGCTGCTGGCCGAGGCCGTGCGGGCCCGGGTCCGTGGCGGTCTGCTCGTCCTCGACGACCTGCAGTGGGCCGACCCGCTCACGCTGGCCGCGCTGCCACTGATCGCGGCGCACACCCGGGTCGTGGTCGCGCTGCGCACCCCGCACCGGTTGCCCGGTGCGACGCTCGCCGCGCTCCGCGACGCGGCCGCGGCCTGGCTGCCCCTTCCGCCGCTGACCGGCGCGGAGGCGGCGGCGCTGGTCGGCCAGGTGGCGCCCGGGCTCGCCCCGGACGCGGTCGCGGCCGTGGTCCGCCAGGCCGGCGGCTCACCGCTGGCCTGCCAGGCGCTCGCCCGGCACGCGCAGCAGACCGGCACGGTCGACGACACCGTCGACCTGCGGTACGCGATCGCGGGTGCGCTCGCCGACCTGACCCGCCCGGCCCGGACCGCGATGGCCGCGCTCGGCCTGCTCGGCCGGCCCGCACCGGCCCGGCTGCTCGGCTCCGGCGCGGCCGAACTCGCCGACAACGGCCTGATCGTGTCGCTGCCGTCGAGCATCCCGGCCGGTGACCCGGTCGAGTCGATCACCGGAACTCTTTCTGTCGTATCCGCGACAACAGCGCCGACCCGGGCCGACCTCGGCATGGTCGCGGCCGTCTCGCCGTACGTGGCCGAGGTCGCCGCCGGCATGCTCGACGCGGACGCCCGCACCGGCCTGCACCGGCGCCTCGCCCGGCTGGTCCCGCCGCGCGAAGCCGTCCGGCACCTGGCCGCGGCCGGTGACACCGGCGAGGCGTACCGGCTGGCGGTCTCCGCGTCCCGGACCACGAGCCGGGCCGGGGAACGCGCCGAGCTGCTGCTGCTCGCCTGCCGGCTGCCCGGCACGCTGCCGGAGCCGGGCGTGCGCGTCGCCGCGGCCCGCGCCGCGCTCGCCGCCGGCCAGCCCGCCGCGGCCGCGTCCGTCCTCGCCCCGCTGGAACACACGGTCGCGTCCGACGCCACCGTGGTCGAGGCCATGGTGCTGCGCGCCGAGGCGCTGCTGCAGGCCGGTGACCTCGACGGTGCCCGGCACAGCGCGGCCGCGGTCCCGGCCGGGCTCGCCCCGGAACTGCTCGCCGCCCGCGACCGGGTGCTGCTGCTGACCGACCTCGCCGACGATCCCGCGCTCGCGGTCGGCACGGCCGCGTCCGTGATCGCCCGGCACGGCGAGACCCCGGCGCACACCGGCCTGCGGGCCGCGCTCGCCGCGGTCGCCGCGGCCCGCCGCGCGTACGGCTGGGAGAACGCGCTCGCCACCGCGACCGCGGCGGCCGGCGACGCCGGGGACGCGCTCACCGCCCGCTGGTCCGCGTGGGTGCTGGTCGAGACGCTCGCGGCGGACGGCCGGCTGCCGGAGGCCGCGCACCTCGCCCAGGTCGCGGCGCAGGCCTGCCAGGCCGACCTCGCGTACAGCTGGCAGACCCGGTTCGTCGCGGCCGGCCTGTGGGCGTCCGCGCTGCGCGGGCACGCGGTCACCGCGGTCCCGGCGCAGCCGCAGTCCCGGGTCGAGCCGGCCATCCCGGCGTTCGGCGCCGGCCTGCCGTCGCCCGGCGTGCCGCCGCGTGGCGTCGCGACCGTCCAGGCGACCGCGTCCGTGCCGGCCGTCGTCGAACCGGTCCTCGCCGACCTGGTCGTGCACCGGGCCGGGGACCTGATGGACCGGTCGCTGCCCGCGCTCGCCCGCGGCTACGCCGCCGCCGCGGCCGGACTGGTCGAGGCGGACGCCGGGCTGCTCGGCGCGGCCCGGGCCCGGCTGGACGCGGCACCGCGCACGCCGGTCGCCGGCTGGGTCGCCGCCGAGGTCGCCTGGCTCGACGGGCAGCCGGACCGGGCCGCGTCCTGGGACCCGGACACCGACCGGATCCCGCTGCTGTCCGGCCTGCACCGGATCACCGCGCGCTGGGCCGCCCGGGACGGCGCACCGATCGACGTGGCCGGCCTCGAGTCCGCCGCCGGCGGGCCGACCGCGATCCACCAGACGCTGTCCGCGTTCGCCGCGTCGCCGTCCGCGGCACCGTCCGCGTTCGCCGCGTCCGCCGCCGCCTGGTCCAGCGTCGTACTCCGCGAACAGGTCCGCTGCCTGCTCGCGCAGGGCCTGCACGAGGACGAGTCGGACCTGGCCGTCCGCGCGCTGCTCAACGCCGAGGACCTCGCCGAACGCGCCGGGCTGGTGGTGCTGCGCGGCCGCGCCCAGCGGGCACTGCGCCAGCACTCGGTGCGCCGCGACATCCGCGGCCCGCGCGCCGGCGACGACCTCACCGCCCGGGAGCAGCAGGTGATGCGGCTGGTCGCGGCCGGTGACCCGACCCGCCGGATCGCCGGGCAGCTCGGCGTGTCCGCGGAGACGGTCGAGACGCACATCCGTTCCGCGATGCGCAAACTCGGCGCCCGGACCAGAACCGAAGCGGCGGTACGCGTCCGAGAGGCGCTGATGTCGTGA